The DNA sequence CCGTTCAGAGTTGGTAGCTGTTCCCCTGTGTGCAACCAGCGCGCTGGTGCCCCGTGCCATTTCCTGTGTGCAACCAGTGCACTGGCTCCCCGTGCCATTTCCTGTGTGCAACCAGTGCGCTGGCTCCCCATGCCATTTCCTGTGTGCAACCAGTGCGCTGGCTCCCCGTGCCATTTCCTGTGTGCAACCAGTGCGCTGGCTCCCCGTGCCATTTCCTGTGTGCAACCAGTGCACTGGTCCCCGTGCCATTTCCTGTGTGTGCTCCGGTGAGCGGGACCCCGTGCCATTTCCTGTCAGACCTGGGGCCTTGCCTCCTGGCAGCTGGGAGGTGCCCACCGCTGACCCACACGGCTGGGAGCTGGAGGGGCACCCGTCGgccatgtttattttcttctctgatTGTCAAGGCTGGCTGTTTTCGATTTTCTTTTGCATTGTAAGCTTACGGGGGGAAGAGGGGTGGAGGGTGAAGGGGCAGAAGGTGTGCGTGAGGGGGTGGGAAGTGCAATTTTTGTGGTCAAGGCCaactgccccccccccctcctccaaaACCAACCCACCCCactccttttctctctctctgtctgttgtATACTGGGAGACGAGCTCCTCCTCATCTTCGTTTTTTAATCaaactgtgaaaaataaaatccgGAGAGGAGAGGCCTGTCATTCgctctctttctgtctctccGGCTCACTTGtgtacaaaaaaaacccaaaaatattttaaaaaacagcaacagcaaaagaaataaagagaTATGTACTTGCTGTGGTGGCAGGGGTGGTTTTGTCCGACAGCGTCGGTGTCAGGGAGTGTGGGGAGCGCTGAAACACGCCAGGACCAGCCGCGGCCCGCAGGCTCCGGCCGGGGCCCCCCGGACACGTCCTCGTCTCCCTCAGCGGCTCCAGGGGCGCTCTTCTCGTGCCCCGCAGGGATCAGGAGTCTCAGCTCTTTCACAAACCCGTGCCCCTCTGAGAGCAGCGCCCCGGCCGGGCCCGACACCGCAACGAAGCCGGGTTTCCGCGACAGAAGGCCGAGCAGCAGAAGGAGCAGGCACAAACACGGGGCTGCCCGCAGCGGCACATCACACTGACAACTGCACCACGTAGCAGATCTCCCACACAGGCTGAGTGACAGCAGGGGACCCACAGTAGCTATTCTGCACCAGCTGCCCGGATacacagctgaaaagagaaatgaTTTCAGTGGCGGGACGCAGGAGAAGCTTCAGGGAGGTTAGATTGTGTCAGGACCTCAAGGTTAGCCTCCCCTTCTCTTACGAACAGTGTGCCGAGGCCTGTACGGCTCAGGCAGTCAGGGACCTGGTTTAACGCCTCCTCTGAGGGACAGTGTCCCCTGTCACCTTGTTGGGACACCACTTTGTCCCATTCTGTAGGGAAAATTCTGATTTCTGATGAGATCGGTCCACATAGAGGTAACAGTGACTAAAACTGTTCAGAGCTCATCTGAAGCTGCAGCATTATCAGAACTGACAAGTATTTGTGTCGCTTTACCAGCGCCTGCCAGACATTTTGTATTACATTCGGAGCGACGGCCCACCTAATCATTGGCCCTCATTTAAAAGTTTACTAGTCAGGTGTGTTCTCGACAGCTGGCTCAGGGCGCCCTCTGGTGGCCGGTATTTCACGTTAACGAAATACGAGTTTGTGATTTATACTTTATCAGTAAAGGGAAAAcgtattttattttgcttactGTAGTTATTACTAGTTATCATTTGTGGCACCGTTACAATTAGTAGTACTTTATCAGTATTAATGGTTTTGGTAGTATATTTAGTTACAATACACACATGTACAAAAGGTATACAGCAAATCTCTCAAGCTACCACAAACAGAAAGTAATCGTAAGGATTCTTGAGCTACAAAGAAGAAAGTGCGTAAGAAGAGCTCGGAGAACCAGAGCACATGACACCCTGACCCTTAACAAAGAGGACACGATCCGGACCTGGTTCAGACTTCTCTTAATCGGTACAGCGTTCGGGCTCCGGTCGGCTTTTTCCGTCGTCAGTCCCGAACCCGCCTTTCCCGGATATTACGTAAGCAATCCACCGGACGCAGCTGTTGTTCAACAAACATGGCGTCGGTTACAACAGGTGAGTGAGTGGgcttgtatttcttttctttgattgattgatttttatCCGAGTGAATGTGAATATGTCTGAAAGAGAAAAAGGTCTCGATCTGTCCACTAAGAGGAGGAAACGAGGGACTGGCTTGAACTCTCATGTTGTAGGATCTGCGATGAGTTTCTGGAGTTGAGCACTTAAACTCCCCCCGGCTGTTCTAATTCATCTCTCTGCTCTGGTTGAGGGACTGTGCGGGGCTCAACTTCACCGGACACACAGCAACAGCTGCACGGTGCTTTTAGCTCTCGGGTCCACCTTGAACTGAGGGATTGGAGCGGAGTGAAGCTCATTAGTGAATTAAATACAAGACCGTAGGGTTGTCTAGTCACCTCTCTTGTTGGTACGGAACTTGTGGCCGGGAGATGTGGTCATGTTTTCCACGCCATGCGGGACACAGTATTTTCCAAAGGAATCTCAGTTTACTgatttgttttctgtctttggGTGATAAATGCAGTACACTGTGTGTGTAAATGCAATAATCGTGTATTTTGAAACGGAGTAGCCAGATTCCCTTTCAGTTTGATTAAATTCGGAGGGGTGTGCTGCAGTCTGGGTGTGAGTCACAGGCTGCGGGGCGGTGGACACGAACGcgtgtgttctgtgtaaaaatcgACATCTCTTATGTTGGACCGGTACCGCCCATTTATAACGATGTCCTTCCTGAGATCGTTTGCTCTCGATTTAGTTGAATAATTCCCAGTGTCCCGAGATCGCGTAGTCGGGGATCGGTTTGAATTACTGTACGCCCTCAGTAATCCCATGTTCAAGTAATCATAGTATAATAACGTATTTTTCGTGTTCTCTGTGTAGGCGTGCCCTACAATAAGACTATGGTGAGGcatccctggtcctggagagccccagtcctcCCTTCATTTACCAAAACTCTGCTATCTGTTTGAATTTTGGCTACTGAAGCAGACAATCCATCCAGTTAATTAGTTCCGGCACCATTTGTCGTGAAAGTATCAGCACCCTGTAACTTGCAAGGAACGCATCTGTCCATTCCTGACGACTGAACTGATCCAAACTCGTGTTTCAGGTTCCAGATTGAAAGTTTAAGGGTGACCTGTAGACCTGCTGGATTGTTGCTCTCTGGGACCTGGGGTGTCCAGCTGTGAAGTAGTGTGTCTCTCAATGCTCTTGAGCTCATTTTACCAGCTGTAGTTCATCAGACGTCAGAATACAAACATCTTAAATTCAGTCTGGTTACCTTTTAGTTTTATACCCCTTCCTGCAGCCGATTTGTCTATTATTAGAAAGCTGTGTTAGCATTTCTCTCTCAAGAGCTGCAAAGTCTGGCTTTTGTAAGCAGATTGCACACTCCTCTTTCTCCAGCTACATCCGAGTGGATTCAGTTCTTCAAAGACGCAGGAATCCCCCCAGGCCTGGCGGTGAACTATGCCGTCTCCTTTGTGGATAACAGGTAGGACTGGGGATCTGTGCCCCTTTTACTGGGCTGCTCTTTACTCAAGGACTCACTACTCAAAATAATCCTTCAATTTTGGTAAGCAAAGTGTTTTACCAGGTTGGCCATTTGGGCAGGAAAGGCTGGTTGTGTTCTTCatatttgtctttgttttacCCTCCATTAACATCTGATGTGAAAAGAATGCAGTCTGTGGCCTGGCTGACACAGATATGCTGTCTTATCACCTCAGCTGGTGCCATGAGCCAGGCTTCAGCAAATGACAGTCTGTGGTACTGTATCAGACCCGGGCTGGTGTGGAATGCAAACCCTAGACCTCTCATTgtgatatataattataatgtgCATTTTGATTCAAACCGGGGTTTGAATCCGAGTCTTCTACCCAATCCCATGCTTGGGCATGGGTGTTTAGTTTGGGGGAAAAGAAACGTCATTGAAAGGAAGAAACCTCCTGCCATAAGGGTTCTTTTAAAGGACAGATTTGGTAGAAGAAATGCTTAgttactataataataataataattgctcacacttatatagcgcttttctggacactccactcaaagcgctttacaggtaatggggactcccctcctccaccaccaccagtgtgcagccccacctggatgatgttgATGCCTCTTTGCTGTTATTGTGTTTTCAGTAATTCATCTCTGGATACAAGAAagtagtttttcatttttggcatctTACGTCTGCTGTTAAAATCTATAAGATTAGAAGACTCTTATTCCAATGGGAAATGTAATGATTTTTGCTTCTGTGGTTGAAGCCCCTGCATCACTCTGTCTGTCTCCCCAGGATTCAGAAGAACATGCTGATGGACCTGAGCAAAGAGATCATGATGGATTTGGGCATCACCGTGATCGGCGACATCATCGCTATCCTGAAACACGCCAAGTTGGTTTACAGGCAGGTGAGCACTGCGCTGCCGGAGCCGAGAGGCTCAGACGGGCCCACAGAGGAGCGCCCCCTGTCCGCGTGGGCCGGGACCTCACACTGCTCTTCTTTTGGGCAGACTGTGTTCTCGGCTTGCCTCTGCACACTCACAGCTCTTCACTGCACTCTGGGCATGTGCAATAATTCCTTCTATCCAGGAAGTTCCAGAAGAGCTTTACATACAGGAGGGAGACTCACTGCATCCCTTGCTGAAGGGCACAACTCCTCTCTGAGTCTgacttttaattttcctttgtgGGACCCCAGGGGAAGTCCATTGCTGACCGTAAAAAATTTAGAGAAGGTTCCTGGGCTTGGTCAGTATGATTGTTTCCTTTTCTAGACATTTGTTAGAACATGGGGGCACAACCAGATTCTCCTCCTTAATCTCCCCTGgacactggccaggctccctGCTGGTCCCTCTCTATTTTCACCCCTTGCTCTCAACATTCATACCTAAAAATGGAAACGGCTTCACCCTTCCCTGACGTGTCTGTTCTTTTAATAGTCTGTAGACACTTCGCCTGTGATCTGTGGATCAGGCAGCCTGTGGGTCCTTTCAGGCTGCAAAGTGAAAATCTAACCCTTTCACTCCTGTTATTCCTCCATATCTCCCAAGCTTGCAGTTTTTGATGTAGGCTTTTAACTTATTTCTGCATATTATCATTGCAAGGGGATGAGGGTCAGGGCTGTCTGGCCTATAGGAATGTGCCACAGACGGAGCAGGAGCTCCTAACTTTGAGCTGCTCTTGGTTCAAGTGACACAGGCTGTGAGTTTGTTTCCTGTGATAAATAGCAATAGACTGTTTAGTAGTTCATCTGTTTTTTCACAAGTTGTGCCTGGTCTTCACAAGTCTAAACCAATATTCTGTTATTCCTAGGAGGTCAGGGGGAGAAGAGTGGTTACGTTTATGAGGAGGTTTAGGGACAATATAGTGTacagcccagagtggaatttaatctggacaccagggttaacacccccTCTGTTACAATTGGTGCAGTGTTACTGTCCAAGTGGCCTGAGCCTTGGTTAAATGTCTCATCTGGAGGACCGCACTTGGTACAACATGCTCAATGcattttgcaaaggaacaagtaaaggttcattccatgctgaaaagagaacaaaagtagcagcattttggctgtggagcgtTCTTAGGGGTTGACGCCTGAAGGAGGCTTCACGGcctaaacattgtttcttttcttctcttatcAGCGTagaataaaccttgactttttcctttgctgCCAATGCATGCTgtcacagctacctacttgaagtaattatttaatttttttccccaaccccACAAAATTGATTCCAGAACATGTGAAGCTCACCACTTGCTCATACTGTTTTTTCTCTGcagacatcatcatcatcagttaAGACaatatgtgtgtgtgcattaTTTTTGTGTGAGGTTGTGGTACGTGAAAAAGATGCTATAGATGCATAGCTATATATCTATAAAGTCTATTTCAGGATCTCTGGTGAGGCAAGAACCCAGAGGCACAAATGTGAATTATGATTAGAaaagttctttacacaaagagtaggGGGTGTGTGATACAAGATGTTATTATGAAATGGATTATCTTCTTGTTTTCAACGGTTACTGTAGCTTGATATGACCCTGGCAGCAATTAACATCTGGAAGCCAAGCATACAAAATGAGTTGACTAATGTCTCCTTTGCCTGTCCTTTGCCTTTCTCACAGGATATGTGCAAATTGGCCACTGAAGCAATATCGTCGGGCCAGACGAGTGTCCAGGCTGAGCTGCGGAGAACAGCCAACACCCGTGAGTATTGCCTGTGGCATGCAGTACTGCCTGAGAACGTCTGAGCTCGGCTGTACCAGATCAGCATATTTCTTTCGTATTTATTTCTGAGCACGGTCAGCATATTTCTTTCAGCAAGAAGTTAGCCTTCCTGCCTTGCTGTGGGTTTTTCTTTATTGATGCTAAATTGTCATCAGCACAGTAACACCTTGATATGGGCGAGTTCAGTATTCCCCTTTCTGCTTATTCGCGCAAAATTTTTAGTGACCATTTTTTCCACTTTCACATCAAATTAGCCTGTTCAGTGTTGAGCACAGTAAATGCAGGTCCCTCTTCCAAAGCATCTTCACCTCATGCATCTAGTTCACCCGACCTGCAGCGGCCTCTGTAGCAAAGGCACAGCTGGGTTAACAAAGGGTTAATTTGTTTAGGTAGTAGTGCATCCTGGATTATTCTTTATGAAGTTTCATTCAGGAAAGATGTGTCTTGTGTGTAGACCTGTTCTCAGGTTAAAGCGACCAAGTGCTCCGAAATAACATTACAGAATTCCATGGTCCCCTAAGATCTCGTGTGTCTCGTGGAAAATAAGAGGGAATTTGGTGAACCATAGGAGCAGGGGAGTGAGTGTCTGAGTGGATAATTTGCTTCCTTGTTTTTACTTTGCTGTAGTAAATTCATTCCAGTATAGTAGCACTGCCTTTATGATGATAACACAATGTAAAGGGCTCTACTaagaatggggaaaaaaaataatacagggTAAGCTATTACATCATAGGGATCTAATATATTTGTTAACACATGCAATGACATGAATTTTAGGGGGGAAACGATGGTTATTACGTTTCCAGTGCACGTTTTCATCAAGAATATGTTACTACCAGTAATTACTAGCAGCATTTCTGAAATTACTAACAATTGTAACAAAATCTTTCCATGGCAAATGTAAAGTTTCGAGAGCCAATACCAGTACCTTTTGCAGGATGATTCCATGATTAGGCTATAAcaagaaagaaatattttatttccaatTAGCAAGATCGACCATGTGACTGCATCCAGTTTGTACGAGTCAGGAAACTGAACTTCAGTAAAACATGTTGTCTTGTATTTGTCAgtttcatgaaaatatttagaatgcctcattctgaatcacagacaatgatggcaATATGGCACTACACATACATTGTCACCTCATCTGTTGTGTCGGGGGTGTAACCCTTTTAATCTTTGGGGAAAAATCTCGTTCTGCCTCTGGGCTTCTGTTCACCTTCTCTCGCCTGCTCCCCCCCCCGCAGCTGCCACACGCATGATCGCCAACAGCCTGAGCCGCGAGTCCCCCCCTGGCACCCCCGTGCGCCGGCCCGACAACCGCCAACTGTCTGTCACCGTGTCCAACAAGCAGGCGGCGAAGAGCACCAAAGCAGGTAATGTGCCCcccgccccccgcccccccacTGCCAGCTCTCTCCAGGCTGTGCTGCAGGTACAGTCGAGCTGCTGGTCCTTCCCAGGATGCCCTCGGAGAAGTCCTAGGTCACTGCAGAGCGCCGTGCGAGGGGTGTGCTCTCCTGGGGAACCTGCAGCTTTGAGCAGGGCGTTGCACACAGTTCAGGTCTGCATGAAACCCGGGGGGGTGGTTTCTGTACCGGGGGCGCAGGGCTGTGAAAGATCCATGCAGCTCGTTCAAGCTCCCGCACAGTGGCTGAGCCGACTCCACTCCTCCGCGCTGAAGCCCAGCGCTCCTGGCGAAGGTTTCTGGGGGTGCGAGTTGTAGCCGTGCCGGACGGCTTAGTGATTCGGAACGCGTGTTTCGGCAGTGCTGTCCCGTCCGGCTGATGAAGGCCCAGCTGTTGCTGTGAAGAGGCGCCGCGTCACCGCGGAGATGGAGGGGAAATACATCATCAACATGCCCAAGGGTACCACGCCCCGCACCAGGAAGATCCTGGAGGAGCAGGCGGAGAGAGGTAGGACAGCAtgactttatgcagagagttgtgTGAGTCTGGAGCGCATTCCATAGATTAAAGATGTTAATTATTTCAGACGAAGGAGTCGGCATTGCGGGTCATTAAGCTTTTGAGCAAGATGTGCCCGTTTGCCTCCTGTCATGTGTAACTTTTTTGTTCCAATGTTTACACTGTGGCAGCACAAAACCAGGTACCAAATGAAGCAG is a window from the Lepisosteus oculatus isolate fLepOcu1 chromosome 3, fLepOcu1.hap2, whole genome shotgun sequence genome containing:
- the c3h19orf47 gene encoding uncharacterized protein C19orf47 homolog, with the translated sequence MASVTTATSEWIQFFKDAGIPPGLAVNYAVSFVDNRIQKNMLMDLSKEIMMDLGITVIGDIIAILKHAKLVYRQDMCKLATEAISSGQTSVQAELRRTANTPATRMIANSLSRESPPGTPVRRPDNRQLSVTVSNKQAAKSTKAVLSRPADEGPAVAVKRRRVTAEMEGKYIINMPKGTTPRTRKILEEQAEREKRLLRTSVFERLGAESKADTTTGSKPTGVFSRLGGATAEHEEEDGDSDKPGESDDEGSVLQYAGVLKKAPRSLKRAAPSAQAPKPRTAVPAKRTPITLRRLGKPPSAPTSSSSPQEPPAKVSVLQRLGKASAPQADTQDSRVTSTKSKGFTVTINRAASSAKVSSSTGECQGAQMDNAGTVSVFKRLGTKKT